The Candidatus Aminicenantes bacterium genome window below encodes:
- a CDS encoding FprA family A-type flavoprotein, whose translation MKNAVPLTNDVYWIGVNDFETDLFESIWPLPEGVSYNAYLIRDEKNVILDTVEKGYMPQFLGKIQSALPAKASIDYLVVNHMEPDHSGSINLLRNLYPEMQIVCNPRTVDFLKGFYGIDSGIKIIGDGERLHLGNHTLEFHLTPMVHWPETMMTFETRTGTLFSMDAFGGFGALRGAIFDDEVDADERENETLRYYANIVAKFSPMVQRALKKLSGLDIRIVAPTHGTVFRTNPEYIISRYDRWSLQETEPGVVIAYASMYGHTQVMAEAVARSMAVQGVKRIRLHNLSHSHLSYVLRDIWRYRGLMLASSAYNTKASPFMESLLSMLENDKLKNRLIGIFGTYSWSGGGVSAIREFAEKSENETVEPVVEVKFAPGDNDLEDCRRLGKAMASRLL comes from the coding sequence GTGAAAAATGCCGTGCCATTGACCAATGACGTCTACTGGATTGGCGTCAACGATTTCGAAACCGACCTGTTTGAATCGATCTGGCCGCTTCCAGAAGGGGTCAGTTACAACGCCTATCTGATCCGGGATGAGAAGAATGTGATTCTCGATACGGTAGAAAAGGGATATATGCCCCAGTTCCTGGGAAAAATCCAATCCGCCCTTCCCGCGAAAGCATCCATTGATTACTTGGTGGTCAACCACATGGAACCCGATCATTCCGGCTCAATCAACCTGCTTCGCAATCTCTATCCGGAAATGCAAATTGTATGCAATCCCCGCACCGTGGATTTTCTCAAGGGGTTCTACGGAATTGATTCCGGGATCAAGATCATCGGTGACGGGGAGCGCTTGCATTTGGGGAATCATACCCTCGAGTTTCACTTGACCCCCATGGTTCATTGGCCGGAAACCATGATGACTTTTGAGACCCGGACCGGAACGCTTTTTTCAATGGACGCCTTCGGCGGATTCGGCGCGTTGCGGGGAGCGATTTTCGATGACGAGGTGGATGCGGACGAAAGAGAAAACGAAACCCTGCGCTATTACGCCAACATCGTAGCCAAGTTCAGTCCCATGGTGCAACGGGCATTGAAAAAGCTCTCCGGCCTCGATATCCGTATCGTTGCCCCCACCCACGGGACGGTATTTCGAACCAACCCCGAATACATCATCAGCCGCTACGACCGCTGGAGCCTTCAGGAAACCGAGCCGGGAGTAGTGATCGCATATGCATCCATGTACGGTCATACCCAGGTCATGGCTGAAGCCGTGGCCCGCTCAATGGCTGTTCAAGGCGTCAAGCGGATCCGCCTGCACAACCTTTCTCATTCCCATCTTTCTTATGTATTGCGGGATATCTGGCGTTACCGCGGTTTGATGCTGGCCAGCAGCGCCTACAATACGAAGGCCTCTCCCTTTATGGAAAGCCTCTTGTCCATGTTGGAAAACGACAAGTTAAAAAACCGCCTGATCGGGATATTCGGCACTTATAGCTGGAGCGGCGGCGGGGTGTCCGCCATCCGCGAATTTGCCGAAAAATCAGAGAACGAAACGGTGGAACCCGTGGTGGAAGTCAAATTCGCACCGGGCGATAACGACCTCGAGGACTGCCGCCGCCTGGGCAAGGCCATGGCCTCGCGGTTACTCTAA
- a CDS encoding radical SAM protein produces the protein MKLTCALNFTTMKSISTRMKNQFDIILVLPYPFSDHPSFPEGLLASALRADGFRVGVLDALHWQDPHEFTLLGRPELFFAIVSGPVDSVIMNYTPTLKRRREDLYQTDGNAFFPDSPRTAASRVRPDRCVITLANQIRKAWKDVLIIAGGMETSQRLFAHYDFLRQRIRRSILLDARLDLAVVGMGEIQICAAAQAIADKKNLREFKIPGTAVVRSNRPDGSDYELLPALEEIESDPSLLLSAYKKQTRADALGRGVLQRNNDRWIVCQPRAIYTPKILDGIYNREYKRSQHKNRSISPALAMNLFSITSHRGCMGRCAFCAVCRQQGGNVISRSPESIIREVEHMSRHPRWRGVISDVGGATAEMYGMDAHVRDFRPPYLGLLRMVRRHPLVRKVFVASGVRHDLMLKFPELLEEIMLHHSGRFLRVAPEHIHDDVLKYMGKPRFSLFREFCSLFGDINRRLKRRVELAAYVIVGHPGEEAKHVKDMAPMLRNLGVDQIDAQIFTPAPGLLSTALLVSGTDDQGTAIPVCRDPRELDRRKNSLYT, from the coding sequence TTGAAATTGACTTGCGCCTTGAACTTCACTACTATGAAATCGATATCCACGCGCATGAAAAACCAATTCGACATCATTCTGGTTCTGCCGTACCCGTTCAGTGACCACCCTTCCTTTCCCGAAGGTCTGCTGGCAAGCGCGTTGAGAGCCGATGGTTTCCGTGTTGGGGTTCTGGATGCGCTGCATTGGCAGGATCCCCACGAATTCACCCTGCTGGGGCGACCGGAACTGTTTTTTGCCATTGTTTCGGGTCCGGTTGATTCCGTGATCATGAATTACACGCCCACGCTGAAGCGGCGCCGAGAAGACCTCTATCAAACGGACGGAAACGCGTTTTTTCCGGATTCTCCCCGCACGGCGGCTTCCCGGGTGCGTCCGGATCGTTGTGTCATCACCCTGGCCAATCAGATCCGCAAGGCGTGGAAAGACGTTCTGATTATTGCCGGCGGCATGGAAACCAGTCAGCGGCTTTTTGCCCATTACGACTTTTTGCGACAACGCATCCGCCGTTCCATTCTGCTTGACGCCCGTCTGGATCTGGCGGTGGTCGGGATGGGAGAGATCCAGATATGCGCAGCGGCGCAAGCCATCGCTGACAAAAAGAACCTGCGGGAATTCAAAATCCCCGGAACCGCGGTAGTTCGCTCCAATCGACCCGATGGCAGCGATTACGAGTTGCTGCCTGCATTAGAGGAAATCGAAAGCGATCCGTCTCTGTTGTTGAGTGCCTACAAAAAGCAAACCCGCGCTGATGCCCTGGGCAGGGGTGTCCTGCAACGCAACAATGACCGCTGGATCGTTTGCCAACCGCGGGCAATTTACACTCCAAAAATTTTGGATGGCATATACAATCGGGAGTACAAACGTTCTCAGCATAAAAATCGATCCATCTCTCCGGCGCTTGCAATGAACCTTTTTTCCATTACATCCCACCGCGGTTGTATGGGTCGATGCGCATTCTGCGCCGTTTGTCGCCAACAGGGTGGAAACGTGATTTCGCGTTCGCCTGAATCGATTATACGGGAAGTGGAGCACATGTCTCGTCATCCCCGTTGGCGCGGCGTGATCAGCGATGTGGGCGGCGCAACCGCCGAGATGTACGGCATGGACGCTCACGTGCGTGATTTCAGGCCGCCTTACCTGGGTCTGTTGCGCATGGTTCGCCGCCATCCATTGGTGCGCAAGGTTTTTGTGGCATCCGGGGTCCGTCATGACTTGATGCTGAAATTTCCCGAATTGCTTGAAGAGATTATGCTTCATCATAGCGGCCGATTCCTGCGGGTGGCTCCGGAGCACATCCATGATGACGTGCTCAAGTACATGGGAAAGCCGCGCTTCAGCCTGTTCCGGGAGTTCTGCTCTTTGTTTGGTGACATCAACCGCAGGTTGAAACGCCGGGTGGAATTGGCCGCGTACGTGATTGTCGGGCATCCCGGGGAAGAGGCAAAACACGTCAAGGACATGGCCCCGATGTTGCGGAATCTCGGGGTAGACCAAATTGACGCGCAGATTTTTACCCCCGCTCCCGGACTTTTGTCAACGGCCCTTCTCGTGAGCGGCACGGATGATCAGGGAACCGCCATTCCCGTCTGCCGGGATCCACGCGAATTGGATCGACGCAAAAACAGCCTTTATACCTGA
- a CDS encoding DUF2179 domain-containing protein, whose protein sequence is MPQELVNSPLWTWLLLPLLIFIARVVDVTLGTMRIVFVTRGSRLWAPLLGFFEVLIWLLAIHQIFRNLDNWICYIAYAAGFAAGNLVGLILENRIAVGRLAIRIVTRRDSRRLVRWFRENDFGITLVDARGTKGMVKIIYMIINRKDLTRVVDMIRHFNPRAFYSVEDVRTAREGVFPAAFRIGRERWRSRFLDRKGK, encoded by the coding sequence ATGCCCCAAGAACTGGTAAATTCGCCGTTATGGACCTGGTTGCTGCTGCCTTTGCTGATTTTTATCGCACGTGTAGTGGATGTAACCCTGGGAACCATGCGCATCGTATTCGTAACCCGCGGCAGCCGATTGTGGGCTCCATTGCTGGGCTTTTTCGAGGTGCTGATCTGGTTGCTGGCCATCCATCAGATCTTCCGCAATCTGGACAACTGGATTTGTTACATCGCCTACGCGGCCGGTTTCGCCGCAGGCAATCTGGTGGGATTGATCCTGGAGAACCGAATCGCTGTCGGTCGCCTGGCCATCCGCATTGTTACGCGCCGGGACTCACGTCGTCTGGTGCGCTGGTTCCGGGAAAACGATTTCGGCATTACCCTCGTGGATGCCCGCGGGACCAAAGGAATGGTTAAAATCATCTACATGATCATCAACCGCAAGGACCTGACCCGGGTGGTGGATATGATCCGTCATTTCAACCCCCGGGCTTTCTACTCGGTTGAAGATGTGCGCACGGCCCGCGAAGGCGTATTCCCAGCTGCCTTCCGCATCGGTCGTGAACGTTGGCGTTCCCGTTTCCTGGACCGCAAGGGGAAATAA
- a CDS encoding HAD family hydrolase produces MPPVQAVVFDLDGTLLDSLADIAEAANRSLKQAGFPHHPPGQYAIFVGNGMRTMVERIIPSDSLDKDTVEAVLAGVRRHYARNWRNHTRPYPGIAPLISGLHRRGTHLAVLSNKPREFLEKQVQWFFPDNPFSAVVGAEKETPLKPDPTALLKLIKTMDCLPQNTLMVGDTAVDIHTAHAAGAVAAGVLWGFRSQEELESAGAEILVGFPAELLSFIDRAECGCPTRHRNR; encoded by the coding sequence ATGCCACCTGTTCAAGCCGTGGTGTTTGATCTGGACGGGACCCTGTTGGATTCGCTCGCGGATATTGCCGAAGCCGCCAACCGCTCCTTGAAGCAAGCCGGGTTTCCCCATCACCCACCCGGACAATATGCCATTTTCGTGGGAAACGGCATGCGCACCATGGTAGAGCGGATCATTCCCTCCGACAGCCTTGATAAGGACACAGTTGAAGCCGTGCTGGCCGGGGTACGCCGTCATTACGCGCGCAACTGGCGAAACCATACCCGCCCCTATCCTGGAATTGCGCCGTTGATCTCGGGGTTGCATCGCCGGGGCACTCACCTGGCCGTACTTTCCAACAAACCCCGGGAATTCCTGGAGAAACAGGTACAGTGGTTTTTCCCAGATAATCCCTTTTCAGCCGTGGTCGGGGCGGAAAAGGAAACCCCGCTTAAACCCGATCCAACCGCGCTTTTGAAGTTGATAAAAACCATGGATTGCCTGCCTCAAAATACCTTGATGGTGGGAGATACGGCCGTGGACATACATACCGCGCATGCGGCCGGAGCTGTTGCCGCAGGCGTACTGTGGGGGTTTCGCAGCCAAGAAGAACTTGAGTCAGCCGGGGCGGAAATACTTGTCGGCTTTCCAGCAGAGTTGCTCTCTTTTATTGATCGAGCTGAATGCGGGTGTCCGACACGCCATCGAAATCGCTGA
- a CDS encoding acyl-CoA thioesterase: MDAGKQFFPGASLNSICPGVSSRIPGRLFPPALPLPSAPRDRQGSKSGRSEVSRDNDFFETTFHVRFAETDQMGVVHHAVYAVWFEEGRSQWMRARGRDYAEFDAKGINLAVTELRIRYHRPARYGRRVTVRTCMETVRSRGMEVSYKVVDADSSELLATGSTRHVSTDRNGKVVRIPDAWLRFLMPES; this comes from the coding sequence ATGGATGCAGGAAAACAGTTTTTCCCCGGTGCATCACTCAACAGCATATGTCCAGGCGTATCATCCCGCATACCGGGTCGTTTATTTCCCCCTGCTTTGCCGCTGCCTTCCGCTCCGCGCGACAGGCAAGGTTCCAAATCCGGGAGGTCTGAAGTGAGCCGAGACAACGATTTTTTCGAGACCACATTTCACGTGCGCTTCGCTGAAACAGACCAGATGGGCGTGGTGCATCATGCCGTGTATGCCGTCTGGTTTGAGGAGGGACGCTCCCAATGGATGCGTGCCAGGGGCCGGGATTACGCCGAATTTGATGCCAAGGGCATTAATCTGGCCGTAACCGAGTTGCGCATACGTTACCATCGACCCGCGCGTTACGGCAGGCGGGTCACTGTACGCACATGCATGGAAACGGTTCGCAGCCGGGGAATGGAAGTGAGTTATAAAGTCGTGGACGCCGATTCAAGTGAACTGCTGGCTACGGGAAGCACGCGTCACGTAAGCACGGACCGCAACGGCAAGGTGGTCCGTATCCCCGACGCATGGTTGCGGTTCCTGATGCCGGAATCGTAA
- a CDS encoding thioredoxin — protein sequence MESGITAGSFQWLALLVAVVAAFIIGVQVWAYARARRMRGRTAPLLKDVCGRDFSGGKPVLIYFYAPGCRACRSMTPLMRELQQERNDVFVLNAAAERHAAQAFGVMATPATVRVDDGRITDVILGARSRKALLQMLRDQ from the coding sequence GTGGAAAGCGGAATCACGGCCGGGAGTTTTCAATGGTTGGCCCTGCTTGTGGCTGTTGTGGCCGCCTTTATCATCGGCGTTCAAGTGTGGGCATACGCAAGAGCCAGGCGCATGCGCGGCCGGACGGCCCCACTGCTTAAGGATGTTTGCGGCCGGGATTTTTCTGGGGGAAAGCCCGTTCTGATTTACTTTTATGCCCCGGGTTGTCGCGCCTGTCGTTCCATGACGCCCCTGATGCGTGAACTTCAACAGGAGCGTAACGATGTGTTTGTGTTGAACGCCGCCGCGGAAAGGCATGCCGCCCAGGCTTTTGGCGTGATGGCCACACCGGCCACCGTGCGGGTGGATGATGGGCGCATCACCGATGTGATCCTGGGAGCACGTTCACGCAAGGCCCTGCTGCAAATGTTGCGGGATCAATAA
- a CDS encoding M20/M25/M40 family metallo-hydrolase — protein MKKCLSLLFALMLMGVYPLSTTFGDTPDRDPGGFHRVDSPVPPPAAIHDGFVSITGRDADSYLRFLASDLLEGREVASSGYDIAAEFVAALFRMWGLEPAGDLIHDAPRARNLLSAGSDARKSPSRSYFQDVVMREVLSTTGSITAESKRSGVRRERTFIHGIDYTSTSTGTWSITAPVVFAGHGIVEKSLKYDDYHGIQAKDRIVMILNEAPGADLADSPFHQDEYEKRYFQPRRRMHGGDLRTKTAAEKGALAVLLVENRPQKNRYLGAKILDRDKVDDSGPVFDPGRRRLLLPHSNNPDPRAPIPTYQISRRMAAEIVATCGESLENLQSVINTTYKPASRLLSRVRLTLNTKSRTQLVRSRNVLAVLEGADAEVKNEVIVIGAHLDHLGKKGPYIFNGADDNGSGVCGVLEVAQAFAVNPTRPKRTVLFALWTGEESGLLGSTYYVAHPTYPLAKTVANLNLDMISRRWTREQLESMRRWRGMDIPQKELEQIDVDRFMILSRARGSFPVREALKQANALVGMHLLIRPSTGFGGSDHAPFAFKGIPWVFFFSAMTQDYHMPSDSLEKVSLDHLENVSRLVYATAFHLAGWDSENKVLE, from the coding sequence ATGAAAAAATGTCTGTCCCTGCTCTTTGCGCTCATGCTGATGGGGGTGTATCCATTGTCGACGACTTTTGGCGATACACCCGACAGAGATCCCGGAGGTTTTCACCGGGTTGATTCTCCCGTGCCCCCACCTGCCGCCATTCACGATGGCTTCGTTTCCATTACGGGCCGCGACGCCGATTCGTATCTGCGTTTCCTGGCTTCCGACTTATTGGAAGGCAGAGAAGTGGCCTCCAGCGGATATGATATCGCCGCGGAATTCGTCGCCGCCCTGTTTCGCATGTGGGGACTGGAGCCAGCTGGAGACCTGATCCACGACGCACCCCGCGCGAGAAACCTTTTATCCGCCGGTAGTGATGCCCGCAAATCCCCATCACGCAGCTACTTCCAGGATGTCGTTATGCGCGAGGTCCTTTCTACCACGGGATCCATTACCGCGGAATCCAAGCGCTCCGGAGTGAGGCGTGAGCGAACTTTCATTCATGGAATCGACTACACATCAACATCAACAGGCACATGGTCGATTACAGCCCCGGTGGTGTTCGCCGGACACGGCATAGTGGAAAAATCGTTAAAATACGATGATTACCACGGCATACAGGCAAAAGACAGAATCGTGATGATCCTGAACGAAGCCCCCGGAGCCGACCTTGCCGACAGCCCTTTTCATCAAGACGAATATGAAAAGCGCTATTTCCAGCCGCGTCGCCGCATGCACGGCGGCGATCTCAGGACGAAAACCGCGGCCGAAAAAGGAGCTTTGGCCGTATTGCTGGTGGAAAACCGGCCCCAAAAGAACCGCTACCTGGGCGCCAAGATCCTGGATCGCGATAAAGTGGATGATTCCGGGCCGGTGTTTGATCCCGGGCGCCGGCGTTTGCTGCTCCCCCACTCAAACAACCCGGATCCCCGCGCTCCCATTCCAACCTATCAAATCTCCCGGCGCATGGCCGCTGAGATTGTCGCCACGTGCGGAGAAAGCTTGGAAAACCTGCAATCCGTCATAAACACCACATATAAACCCGCGTCACGCCTGCTTTCACGTGTGCGCCTCACCTTGAACACAAAGAGCCGAACCCAACTTGTGCGCAGCCGCAACGTACTGGCTGTCCTGGAAGGAGCGGATGCGGAAGTGAAAAATGAGGTCATCGTGATCGGCGCACATCTCGATCACCTGGGCAAAAAGGGTCCATATATTTTTAACGGGGCGGACGACAACGGCTCCGGCGTTTGCGGAGTCCTGGAAGTGGCACAGGCTTTTGCCGTCAACCCCACCCGGCCCAAAAGAACCGTTCTGTTTGCCCTCTGGACCGGAGAAGAATCCGGCCTGCTGGGCTCAACTTACTACGTAGCGCATCCTACCTATCCCCTGGCCAAAACCGTGGCCAACCTTAACCTGGACATGATCAGCCGGCGTTGGACCCGCGAACAATTGGAAAGCATGCGTCGCTGGCGGGGTATGGATATTCCTCAGAAAGAGTTGGAACAAATCGATGTGGATCGCTTCATGATTCTGTCACGTGCCCGCGGGTCTTTTCCGGTTCGTGAAGCGCTGAAACAGGCCAACGCCCTGGTGGGAATGCATCTTTTGATTCGCCCGTCAACCGGTTTCGGAGGAAGTGATCACGCGCCCTTTGCTTTCAAAGGCATCCCCTGGGTCTTCTTTTTCTCGGCCATGACCCAAGATTACCACATGCCCTCCGACAGCCTGGAAAAAGTCAGTCTTGATCATTTAGAGAACGTTTCCCGCTTGGTATACGCGACCGCCTTTCACCTGGCCGGCTGGGACTCTGAAAACAAAGTCTTAGAGTAA
- a CDS encoding EamA family transporter: MGKTTALLSALSWAIAVILFSHAGKQMRPVALNLFKTTITTLFLLVVMLIWGVSLLPSGLSLGDWGIVALTGFLGITVADSLFFVCLNLLGAGMAAIVDCLYSPMVLFFSWWMLSDAPGSTKITGAALVVVSVLVASIHPGVPGPGWRRFLAGVLAGAGAMALMALSIVLMKPILDRADFLWVTELRLVTALIFLLIQTALHRKRRMIVAEVLDRRSWRHAIPGALMGNVIAMTMWVAAFKFTDVASAAILNQTSTIFIVILAAAFLNERFTPRRLIATLLAFAGSILVITA, encoded by the coding sequence ATGGGGAAAACCACCGCATTGCTCAGCGCATTGTCATGGGCAATCGCGGTGATTCTGTTCAGCCATGCGGGAAAACAGATGCGCCCCGTAGCCCTTAACCTGTTCAAGACCACGATCACAACCCTGTTTTTGCTGGTCGTGATGTTGATTTGGGGCGTTTCACTGCTTCCATCCGGGCTCAGCCTGGGCGATTGGGGTATCGTGGCGTTAACCGGATTTCTCGGCATCACCGTGGCGGACTCCCTGTTTTTTGTGTGTTTGAATCTGCTGGGAGCGGGAATGGCGGCTATCGTGGACTGCCTGTACAGCCCAATGGTGCTTTTCTTTTCATGGTGGATGCTCAGTGATGCTCCCGGGAGCACCAAAATCACGGGCGCGGCCCTGGTGGTGGTATCCGTGCTGGTGGCATCGATTCATCCGGGAGTGCCTGGACCGGGATGGCGCCGATTCTTGGCAGGTGTTTTGGCCGGCGCTGGCGCCATGGCCCTGATGGCCCTCAGTATCGTGCTGATGAAACCAATCCTGGACCGTGCCGATTTCCTCTGGGTAACGGAGTTGCGCCTGGTTACAGCCCTGATTTTTCTTTTGATCCAGACGGCACTTCATCGCAAACGGCGCATGATTGTGGCTGAAGTTTTGGATCGTCGAAGCTGGCGCCATGCCATTCCCGGTGCGTTGATGGGAAACGTGATCGCCATGACCATGTGGGTGGCGGCTTTCAAGTTCACGGACGTGGCTTCCGCCGCCATCCTGAACCAAACCTCCACCATCTTTATCGTTATCCTGGCCGCAGCCTTTCTCAACGAACGCTTTACTCCGCGTCGCCTGATCGCCACCTTGCTCGCCTTTGCCGGCTCCATTCTCGTCATCACGGCTTGA
- a CDS encoding D-glycero-beta-D-manno-heptose 1-phosphate adenylyltransferase translates to MANGGFDLFHVGHARYLKAAAAVADILVVAVNSDKSLRSLKGPERPILPQHERMAILCSVEGVDFVVAFDATTVTEVLLALKPHFHCKGSDYTVDTVPEKEVVRAYGGRVVIVGGDKVQSTSWLVKRSKKPLQQ, encoded by the coding sequence ATGGCCAACGGTGGCTTTGATCTCTTCCACGTGGGACACGCCCGCTACCTAAAGGCGGCTGCGGCTGTAGCCGACATCCTGGTGGTTGCGGTCAATTCTGACAAATCCCTGCGCAGCCTGAAGGGTCCTGAACGCCCCATTTTGCCCCAGCATGAGCGCATGGCCATCCTCTGCTCAGTGGAAGGAGTGGACTTTGTGGTTGCGTTTGACGCGACCACGGTGACCGAAGTGCTGTTGGCTTTGAAACCCCACTTTCACTGCAAGGGATCCGATTATACCGTCGACACAGTCCCGGAAAAGGAGGTGGTCCGCGCTTACGGCGGGCGGGTCGTGATAGTGGGCGGCGATAAGGTTCAATCCACTTCCTGGTTGGTAAAGAGATCAAAAAAACCGCTTCAACAGTGA
- a CDS encoding phenylacetate--CoA ligase family protein: protein MEIKDQLIRFKFRLIYRLINPDAAEFQQRLLQAQHWSRDELPAWQRKRLRRLLNNAWEHSPFYRRRFSEVGIHPNDINGPEDLHQLPVLTRQDIRDHLHEILARNVPRQFLKPSTTGGTSGIPVRTLLDRRVPHAALGWRMLSWWGYGPAVNMGLAWREVEASLVHRFLSRAVVWPSRQVRLNASAIDTRSMERFVRECKRLDIPVLHGYTGAIHHLARYLEKRGGDHWRPRLVWVTCSPLSGPHLEQLKRVFRAPVLDQYGSCEVYWIAAQCPYSAPNLHLFADARLVEVTDSRFEPLPTGKIGNLLITDLENLAFPIIRYAIGDRGRLLPGKCECGMGLPLMGPVQGKSVDTIQLPDGTAITDINVIFDDFPEAVNAFQVYQDRAGNLEIRYVPVNNEKQTLRAVHIVRNRLQNMVRGQVAVHMRALEQIPHRKGKLQYVFSDFDGVSDTRIQLDQ from the coding sequence ATGGAAATCAAAGATCAATTGATACGATTCAAATTTCGCCTGATATATCGCCTGATCAACCCCGACGCGGCGGAGTTTCAACAACGCTTGTTGCAAGCGCAACACTGGAGCCGTGACGAACTGCCGGCCTGGCAGCGCAAACGGCTCCGCCGCCTTTTGAATAACGCCTGGGAGCACAGCCCTTTTTACCGCAGACGATTTAGCGAAGTCGGGATTCACCCCAATGACATCAACGGCCCGGAAGATTTACACCAATTGCCGGTATTGACCCGCCAAGATATTCGCGACCACTTACACGAAATCCTTGCCCGGAACGTGCCCAGGCAGTTTTTAAAACCCTCTACAACGGGTGGCACCTCGGGCATTCCCGTACGTACCCTATTGGATCGCAGGGTTCCCCACGCCGCCCTGGGTTGGCGGATGCTTTCCTGGTGGGGATACGGGCCGGCCGTGAATATGGGTTTGGCCTGGCGGGAGGTCGAAGCCTCATTGGTTCATCGATTTCTCAGCCGCGCTGTTGTATGGCCTTCCCGCCAGGTGCGCCTGAACGCCTCTGCAATTGACACGCGATCCATGGAGCGATTTGTAAGAGAATGCAAGCGCCTCGATATCCCCGTGCTTCACGGGTACACGGGAGCAATTCATCACTTGGCCAGATACCTGGAAAAGCGGGGCGGGGATCACTGGCGGCCACGGCTGGTCTGGGTAACCTGTTCTCCCCTTTCCGGACCCCACCTCGAGCAGCTTAAGCGGGTTTTCCGGGCACCGGTTTTGGACCAATACGGCTCTTGCGAAGTGTATTGGATCGCTGCCCAATGTCCATACTCGGCGCCTAACTTGCACTTGTTCGCAGACGCGCGCCTGGTTGAGGTGACCGATTCGCGTTTTGAGCCTCTGCCGACCGGAAAGATCGGGAATCTCTTGATAACGGACCTGGAGAACCTCGCGTTTCCCATTATCCGGTACGCCATTGGAGACCGTGGCCGCCTGCTTCCCGGGAAATGTGAGTGCGGCATGGGGTTGCCCTTGATGGGTCCGGTTCAGGGAAAAAGCGTGGATACCATCCAACTGCCGGACGGTACGGCGATTACGGATATCAATGTCATTTTTGATGATTTTCCCGAGGCGGTGAATGCTTTCCAGGTATACCAGGATCGTGCGGGTAACCTGGAGATCCGTTATGTTCCCGTCAATAACGAAAAACAAACCCTGCGGGCCGTACATATTGTTCGTAATCGCCTGCAGAACATGGTTCGTGGCCAGGTTGCGGTCCACATGCGTGCGCTGGAGCAAATCCCCCACCGCAAAGGCAAACTTCAATACGTATTCAGCGATTTCGATGGCGTGTCGGACACCCGCATTCAGCTCGATCAATAA